One Glutamicibacter mishrai genomic window carries:
- the lepB gene encoding signal peptidase I gives MSQNSSELMGMPVQRANEGQHDAKRGFLKSPLFHLLAAILVVALFQGFVAKLFVVPTGSMQPTIEIGERIVVDKTAYRYGAGKTPQPSDIVVFKKDVETWESSKGEVQDKSTVKYAIKFVLGDLLGIGPTTNELLVKRVIAVEGQVVRCCSSDSGAMVVDGVPLDEPYVFKDPTTVANKFDCGSDSYSSRCLPTVTVPEGKLLVLGDHRAISDDGATECRSDKEQQSVDCYRWVDRKDVVGKASFKIWPLSSWGPIH, from the coding sequence ATGTCGCAGAATTCTAGTGAATTGATGGGAATGCCGGTGCAACGAGCCAACGAGGGGCAACATGATGCCAAACGCGGTTTCTTGAAGTCACCCCTTTTTCATCTATTAGCCGCGATCCTAGTGGTCGCCCTTTTCCAAGGATTTGTAGCGAAACTCTTCGTAGTTCCTACTGGGTCGATGCAACCCACGATAGAGATCGGTGAACGGATCGTCGTTGACAAGACGGCCTATCGATACGGAGCTGGAAAAACGCCACAACCAAGCGACATCGTAGTTTTCAAAAAGGATGTTGAGACCTGGGAATCTTCGAAGGGCGAAGTACAAGATAAATCCACAGTGAAGTATGCGATCAAGTTCGTGCTTGGCGATTTATTAGGTATCGGCCCCACAACGAACGAGCTGCTGGTCAAAAGAGTAATCGCGGTGGAAGGCCAAGTTGTCAGATGCTGTAGCTCTGACTCGGGAGCGATGGTTGTTGATGGTGTACCCCTGGACGAACCGTATGTGTTCAAAGACCCGACCACTGTTGCCAATAAATTTGACTGTGGCTCCGACTCATATTCCTCTCGATGCCTGCCGACGGTGACAGTACCTGAAGGCAAATTGCTTGTGCTTGGCGATCACCGAGCCATTAGTGACGACGGAGCTACAGAATGCCGAAGCGACAAAGAGCAACAATCGGTTGATTGCTACCGATGGGTAGATCGCAAAGACGTCGTAGGAAAAGCTTCCTTCAAAATTTGGCCCCTTTCATCATGGGGACCGATTCACTAG
- a CDS encoding sugar transferase: MAAVEVNGQTEERRRWFAGLPRLVGILDAVAIFAAMLAAQLGRFGTELDAELVGSSIDPNYWVVSIVIGIAWWISVGSSGSRDIRVVGTGLSEYKSVTLSTIYLFGGVAIVSYALRVSTARGYVGIALPAGILFLVFSRWILSRWVRRNRTQGRFRRNVLIMGSPSAVEHLHERLESTPEAGYRSAMAILPGFSLTSPSGSELPIPVVSVATEVEDIVRSIDNHDVDVVAISAGSNIKPRKIRELGWELQSRSISMILAPALTDIAGPRIHTQPIAGLPLIHVSTPKLVGIQAAMKRAFDVIGATFALLVLSPVFLITAIAIKLDSPGPVFYRQQRVGIRGNVFHMYKFRSMVTNADELLGELTPDSTGNGVLFKMKTDPRVTKVGRFIRRYSIDELPQLWNVIRGEMSMVGPRPPLKSEVDQYERYVERRLLVMPGITGLWQVSGRSDLEWEESVRLDLYYVENWSLIQDLTILSRTIKAVFTSSGAY, translated from the coding sequence ATGGCGGCTGTTGAGGTTAACGGTCAAACTGAAGAACGGCGCAGGTGGTTTGCGGGTCTTCCAAGACTCGTTGGAATCCTTGATGCTGTGGCTATTTTCGCGGCAATGTTAGCGGCACAATTGGGTCGTTTCGGTACGGAACTGGATGCCGAACTTGTAGGCTCCTCGATTGATCCGAACTATTGGGTCGTTTCCATTGTTATCGGCATTGCCTGGTGGATTTCCGTTGGAAGCTCCGGAAGCCGAGATATCCGCGTTGTGGGAACGGGACTCTCGGAATATAAATCGGTGACGTTGAGCACGATTTATTTATTTGGAGGCGTGGCTATAGTCTCCTATGCACTGCGGGTCAGTACAGCGCGTGGTTATGTGGGAATCGCGTTGCCCGCAGGCATCTTGTTCTTGGTATTTTCGAGATGGATACTCAGTAGGTGGGTCCGACGCAACCGGACCCAAGGACGTTTCCGAAGAAACGTGTTGATCATGGGCTCGCCGAGCGCTGTGGAGCATCTGCACGAACGGTTAGAGAGCACGCCCGAGGCCGGATACCGATCAGCAATGGCAATTTTGCCGGGGTTCAGCTTGACCTCGCCTTCAGGAAGTGAACTTCCTATCCCCGTGGTGTCAGTAGCGACCGAAGTAGAAGATATCGTTCGCTCGATTGATAACCACGATGTTGACGTGGTTGCGATCTCCGCCGGTTCGAATATAAAGCCGCGAAAGATTCGCGAGCTTGGGTGGGAGCTACAGTCAAGAAGTATTTCGATGATTCTCGCGCCGGCGCTTACAGACATTGCGGGGCCTAGGATTCATACGCAACCTATCGCTGGATTGCCCTTGATACATGTGTCGACTCCGAAGCTTGTTGGAATCCAAGCTGCCATGAAACGTGCTTTCGACGTTATTGGAGCAACGTTTGCGTTGCTGGTTCTTTCGCCTGTTTTCCTGATTACTGCAATCGCGATTAAATTGGATTCTCCTGGGCCGGTTTTCTATCGTCAACAACGTGTCGGCATTCGAGGCAATGTCTTCCACATGTATAAGTTCCGTTCGATGGTTACCAACGCGGATGAACTCCTTGGCGAGCTAACTCCAGATTCCACCGGAAACGGGGTGCTCTTCAAGATGAAAACTGATCCACGTGTGACCAAAGTTGGCAGGTTCATTCGCAGATACAGTATTGATGAACTGCCTCAGCTATGGAATGTCATTAGGGGAGAAATGAGCATGGTGGGTCCTCGTCCGCCACTCAAATCAGAGGTTGATCAATACGAGCGCTACGTAGAACGACGTTTGCTTGTCATGCCAGGAATTACAGGTCTGTGGCAAGTCAGCGGTAGGTCTGACCTTGAATGGGAAGAAAGTGTCCGATTAGATCTGTACTACGTGGAGAACTGGTCATTGATTCAGGACCTGACGATTCTCTCCCGCACGATCAAAGCCGTATTCACGAGTTCAGGTGCCTACTAG
- a CDS encoding O-antigen ligase family protein produces the protein MSRQRATWNDQHASTGKKHLPKNSTPLYLRLALVAISLVPLQQAFTINIGSPLKPSELLMAGSIVLWLFSSRKKKSPAEFKLIIALLAILLLSALFHLAARTPLGDFLGYSRSPDGDLIFYTIYPIFVLFMWRVASEVPHEMFQKAIKLSIWVCFAGVAFQLAMMQMDRVDILELFSYETKIRSESLTGSGEGAMRNGTFTEGQHLGFFSAISVLVAWRCRAYLTLSVALFTLAYSQSTTGIVGLVLVVFLLVLMRPSTRAAIKIGMGLAASVITVLLVDSLRNLIILQAAKLGLAAGSHQIEGATASIEVRSLKTEIAWRMMWDNPILGVGPGRFGFWYFKDPASIDSPFWYFLPDRRTIAENAYMQIGSELGVIALLVFIAFMWSLLKRVRRNDKTLLGVFFLIALGIASQSSWTFIPIWIFSAFIISGTYESDPDVDPALVGINQGMIADPRKPNSVD, from the coding sequence GTCTCGCCCTTGTGGCGATCAGCCTCGTGCCTCTGCAACAGGCGTTCACTATTAATATTGGCAGCCCGCTCAAGCCCTCCGAACTCCTTATGGCTGGGTCAATAGTTCTATGGCTGTTCAGCTCTCGAAAAAAGAAATCCCCCGCCGAGTTCAAGCTGATAATCGCGCTCCTGGCCATCTTGCTGTTATCCGCACTGTTCCATCTGGCGGCACGAACGCCGCTTGGAGATTTTCTTGGCTACAGCCGATCGCCTGACGGTGATCTCATTTTCTACACCATCTATCCAATTTTCGTTTTGTTCATGTGGAGGGTTGCTTCCGAGGTTCCTCATGAAATGTTCCAAAAAGCTATCAAACTGTCGATTTGGGTTTGCTTTGCTGGAGTCGCGTTTCAGCTGGCAATGATGCAGATGGACCGGGTCGACATACTCGAGTTGTTCTCGTACGAAACAAAGATCCGTAGCGAGTCGCTCACCGGTTCAGGCGAAGGGGCCATGAGAAATGGAACTTTCACAGAAGGTCAGCATCTGGGGTTCTTCTCGGCAATTTCAGTGTTGGTTGCTTGGCGATGCCGAGCGTACCTGACCCTTAGCGTTGCGCTGTTTACATTGGCTTATTCGCAGTCAACTACGGGAATTGTGGGCTTGGTGCTCGTAGTTTTCCTTCTGGTTTTGATGAGACCGTCTACGCGTGCTGCAATCAAGATCGGTATGGGGTTAGCTGCTTCCGTCATCACCGTGTTGCTCGTAGACAGTCTGCGAAACCTGATCATTCTCCAGGCTGCGAAGCTCGGTCTTGCGGCTGGATCTCACCAGATTGAGGGTGCGACGGCATCAATTGAGGTACGTAGCCTCAAGACCGAAATTGCTTGGCGCATGATGTGGGATAACCCAATTCTGGGCGTCGGTCCCGGAAGATTCGGTTTCTGGTACTTTAAGGATCCAGCGTCGATCGATTCGCCATTCTGGTATTTTCTCCCAGATCGCAGAACCATTGCTGAAAATGCCTATATGCAGATCGGTTCCGAGCTGGGAGTAATAGCCCTGTTGGTTTTCATAGCGTTCATGTGGAGCCTCTTGAAGCGCGTTCGCAGGAACGACAAGACCCTGCTCGGTGTGTTCTTCTTGATCGCGCTAGGTATAGCTTCGCAGTCGTCGTGGACCTTCATCCCAATTTGGATCTTCTCGGCCTTCATCATTTCCGGGACCTATGAGAGTGATCCGGACGTTGATCCAGCTCTCGTGGGGATCAATCAGGGAATGATCGCTGATCCCAGAAAACCCAATTCTGTCGACTAG
- a CDS encoding ferritin, which translates to MELTGKLAEAFSTQVTLELTAATVYRQLAVEMEVMSLPGIAGWFRAQAGEEIVHAEKFITHMTDRSAHPKIGEQPAPEVNVKNVADAFAASLAHEQKVSEAIRELYRLAQTEGDIDSLPLLHWFIDEQIEEEATVSEILDRVKLIGNDGSGLLRLDAELGSRSSDD; encoded by the coding sequence ATGGAACTTACAGGAAAACTGGCAGAAGCTTTCAGCACCCAGGTAACTCTCGAACTAACCGCAGCGACGGTGTACCGTCAGCTGGCAGTTGAAATGGAGGTCATGAGCCTTCCCGGCATCGCTGGCTGGTTCCGTGCGCAAGCTGGCGAGGAAATCGTCCACGCGGAAAAGTTCATCACCCACATGACCGACCGTTCGGCTCACCCGAAGATTGGCGAGCAGCCGGCGCCAGAAGTGAACGTCAAGAACGTCGCTGACGCTTTTGCCGCTTCGCTTGCTCACGAGCAGAAAGTCTCCGAAGCAATTCGCGAGCTGTACCGTCTGGCTCAGACCGAAGGGGACATCGACTCCCTTCCATTGCTGCACTGGTTCATCGATGAGCAGATTGAAGAAGAGGCAACCGTCTCCGAAATCCTGGATCGCGTGAAGCTGATTGGCAACGACGGAAGCGGCCTGCTGCGCCTGGATGCAGAGCTCGGCTCGCGTTCTTCCGACGACTAA
- a CDS encoding polysaccharide biosynthesis tyrosine autokinase, which produces MEIADYWKILRARWISFVAITLIGAAIGFGWASLQPKTYVANASGILSVGVSTELGTALAGENYAKSRIKSYVDLAKSRLVAESVKEKLGLEQSPDELIAAISVTNPVETSTLKVSAEAGSPDAAKQLAEAWIVAIGGQVSSFENADASAGQKSIVNFRSLDAAQRPAYPASPNMKLAVLVGLLAGTIIAAAYLLIRHKFDRRISSTAAVEQETGLAVVGTLPTVEKDNAERRLITSGGGNDRGNSNLAEHAMAEALRELRTNLQFMNIDNPPRMFVITSALPGEGKSTVTANLAVTIAASGQRVVIIDGDLRRPTVAKTFDLIEGVGLTDVLLGRAEIEDVLQPWEHDDNLAVLGSGKLPPNPSELLGSDAFHNIITELAEDHIVLIDAPPLLPVTDAAILTARTHGALVVSRVGKTNYEALNAAIANLSRVNAEPLGLILNGTPLKGEGSRNYGYGYGYHSYYHATDSVELSKHESKVSSFDSARRVSKRGTIRRRSR; this is translated from the coding sequence GTGGAGATCGCAGATTACTGGAAGATCTTGCGTGCGCGCTGGATTAGTTTTGTTGCGATCACGTTGATCGGTGCGGCAATAGGTTTCGGTTGGGCTTCCTTGCAACCGAAAACTTATGTAGCAAATGCCAGCGGTATCTTGTCCGTTGGTGTGAGCACTGAGCTGGGAACAGCACTCGCGGGCGAGAACTACGCTAAATCGCGTATCAAGTCTTACGTCGACCTCGCTAAATCAAGACTCGTCGCGGAAAGCGTCAAAGAGAAGCTTGGACTCGAGCAGAGCCCGGATGAACTGATCGCAGCAATTTCAGTAACCAATCCCGTTGAGACTTCAACGTTGAAGGTCAGCGCAGAAGCGGGATCTCCTGATGCCGCTAAACAACTGGCGGAAGCTTGGATTGTAGCAATCGGCGGACAAGTATCGTCGTTCGAAAACGCTGATGCTAGCGCCGGTCAAAAGTCCATAGTTAATTTCCGGTCACTCGATGCAGCGCAGCGCCCGGCTTACCCTGCATCTCCAAATATGAAACTAGCCGTTCTGGTTGGGCTCTTGGCGGGCACGATCATTGCCGCTGCATACTTGCTGATTCGTCATAAATTCGACCGACGAATTTCCTCTACGGCTGCGGTGGAACAAGAAACCGGTCTTGCAGTTGTCGGTACATTGCCGACCGTTGAAAAGGACAATGCCGAGCGACGTCTGATCACAAGCGGTGGCGGAAACGATCGCGGAAACTCCAATCTTGCCGAGCATGCCATGGCTGAAGCATTACGCGAACTCCGCACAAATCTGCAGTTCATGAACATCGATAACCCGCCCCGCATGTTCGTCATAACCAGTGCACTACCAGGCGAGGGCAAATCAACCGTCACTGCGAACCTGGCAGTGACCATTGCTGCCAGCGGTCAACGAGTCGTGATTATCGATGGCGATTTGCGCCGACCAACTGTTGCAAAGACCTTTGATTTGATCGAAGGGGTAGGTCTAACTGATGTCCTCCTCGGTCGAGCTGAAATCGAGGATGTCCTCCAGCCGTGGGAACATGATGACAATTTGGCTGTCCTAGGCTCTGGCAAATTGCCACCGAACCCCTCTGAACTGCTTGGCTCTGATGCTTTCCACAACATCATCACGGAACTCGCAGAAGATCATATTGTCTTGATCGATGCCCCGCCACTACTGCCGGTTACTGACGCCGCAATTTTGACGGCTCGAACCCACGGAGCCCTAGTTGTCAGCCGGGTCGGGAAGACCAACTACGAAGCATTGAACGCAGCCATTGCTAATCTCTCCCGGGTCAATGCAGAGCCCCTGGGACTGATACTCAATGGAACGCCCCTCAAGGGTGAAGGCAGCCGAAATTATGGGTACGGCTACGGTTACCACTCGTACTATCACGCCACTGACAGCGTTGAGCTTTCTAAGCATGAATCGAAAGTATCCTCATTCGATTCGGCCCGACGAGTTTCGAAGAGGGGCACCATTAGGCGTCGTTCCAGATAA
- a CDS encoding SH3 domain-containing protein translates to MQSNLAHGTELALIEVNGSWAHVFVHGTYGWLPNIYLEPIPAVFDEPVVAAEEDEYAEPVLSRYSLIEATHVTTATLNLRKGSGTGYPVLKVIDQGSKVRSMLQQGLWSQVQAGKLLGWVPSMYLQEIPARPARGGLIAVPNQRALTTIRLNARRGPGDHYSLVRILPADTAVVIVARQGAWRQIDRDGEEMWIPASQLRTVY, encoded by the coding sequence GTGCAGAGCAACCTCGCCCACGGTACCGAACTTGCCCTCATTGAAGTCAACGGCTCATGGGCGCATGTGTTCGTTCATGGCACCTATGGATGGCTGCCGAATATCTACTTGGAACCGATTCCTGCCGTCTTCGACGAGCCGGTCGTTGCCGCCGAGGAAGACGAATACGCTGAGCCAGTGCTCTCGCGCTATTCGCTGATCGAAGCCACGCACGTTACGACGGCTACGCTCAACCTGCGCAAGGGCAGCGGAACCGGCTACCCGGTGCTCAAGGTCATCGACCAGGGCAGCAAGGTCCGTTCCATGCTCCAGCAGGGCCTATGGTCGCAGGTCCAGGCTGGCAAGCTCTTGGGCTGGGTCCCGAGCATGTACCTTCAGGAAATCCCAGCTCGTCCGGCCCGCGGTGGTTTGATTGCCGTGCCCAACCAGCGCGCGCTGACCACCATCCGGCTCAATGCCCGTCGCGGTCCAGGGGACCACTATTCGCTGGTGCGAATCCTTCCGGCCGATACTGCTGTGGTGATTGTGGCGCGCCAGGGCGCGTGGCGGCAGATTGACCGTGATGGCGAAGAAATGTGGATCCCCGCAAGTCAGTTGCGGACGGTTTACTAG
- a CDS encoding Tex family protein, giving the protein MSSEQKNTANDRASQERIIAQLAQELSTESKVATWQIKAAVELLDSGSTVPFIARYRKEATGMLSDSQLRLLEERLRYLRELEERRAVILEAIIEAGKLTDQLSAAIAAARTKAELEDIYLPFKSKRRTKAQIAREAGLEPLADLLLSTPDTDPLQSASGYLNAEAGFATESDVLSGARSIVTERVSQDVVLAGELRERLWSNGKISASVSSTASAEGQGKYSDYLDYVANLDRLPSHRVLALLRGEREGVLNLQLAEADPRDEEALAQARQGYENAITASLGLNVPAGAATASWISQTVRLAWKARLLTRFESDLRSRLFEAAEDESVKIFAANLRDVLLAAPAGNKAVLGLDPGLRTGVKVAVVDLTGKSVETATIYPHAPAKKWDESVAILVQLAKKHGTTLIAVGNGTAGRETDRLAAEVIKVLGGQGISKVIVSEAGASVYSASELASQELPDMDVSLRGAVSIARRLQDPLAELVKIDPKSIGVGQYQHDVTASKLDRALDAVVEDCVNAVGVDVNTASPALLARVAGVGPLLSRNIVDHRNANGPFATRKDLLKVPRLGAKAFEQCAGFLRITGGKEKLDASSVHPEAYALAKTLQQTAEEHGRRLEELKPQDFVTDQFGEPTIRDVISELRRPARDPRGEFVTASLKEGVETISDVKPGMILEGTVSNVAAFGAFVDLGVHQDGLIHVSAMSTKFISDPREVVSSGQIVKVKVLEVDTARKRISLTLRLDDELPVAGEQPAKGGASRERRNSNGGGAGARAGQNRKQGGAERKPAAPGNTAMAEALRRAGLSR; this is encoded by the coding sequence GTGAGTAGCGAGCAGAAGAACACCGCCAATGACCGTGCCAGCCAAGAGCGGATTATCGCCCAGCTGGCCCAGGAACTTTCCACTGAATCCAAGGTCGCCACATGGCAGATCAAGGCAGCAGTAGAACTGCTCGACTCGGGATCAACGGTTCCGTTCATCGCTCGTTATCGCAAAGAAGCCACTGGCATGCTCAGCGACAGCCAGCTGCGCTTGCTGGAAGAACGCCTGCGCTACCTTCGCGAATTGGAAGAGCGCCGGGCTGTCATCCTCGAAGCCATTATCGAGGCCGGCAAGCTGACTGATCAGCTCTCCGCCGCCATCGCGGCAGCCAGAACCAAGGCCGAACTTGAAGACATCTACCTGCCCTTCAAATCCAAGCGGCGCACCAAGGCGCAGATTGCCCGCGAAGCAGGACTGGAACCACTGGCCGATCTACTGCTTTCCACCCCGGACACCGACCCGCTTCAGTCAGCATCCGGTTACCTCAATGCCGAGGCAGGATTCGCCACCGAATCAGACGTGCTCTCCGGGGCACGCTCCATCGTGACCGAACGCGTCTCCCAGGATGTCGTGCTCGCAGGCGAGCTCCGCGAACGGTTGTGGAGCAACGGCAAGATCAGCGCCAGCGTTTCCAGCACTGCCAGCGCCGAGGGCCAAGGCAAGTACTCCGACTACCTCGACTATGTGGCCAACCTGGACCGCCTGCCATCGCACCGCGTTCTCGCGCTGCTTCGAGGCGAACGCGAAGGCGTGCTGAACCTGCAGCTGGCTGAAGCAGATCCCCGCGACGAGGAAGCCTTGGCCCAGGCGCGCCAGGGCTATGAAAACGCGATTACCGCATCCTTGGGGCTGAATGTTCCTGCCGGAGCGGCAACAGCTTCCTGGATTTCCCAAACCGTTCGTTTGGCATGGAAAGCTCGATTGCTCACCCGTTTCGAATCAGACCTGCGCTCACGGCTTTTTGAAGCAGCGGAAGACGAATCGGTGAAGATCTTCGCAGCAAACCTGCGCGATGTCCTGCTGGCCGCGCCGGCGGGCAACAAGGCAGTTCTTGGCCTGGACCCTGGCCTGCGCACCGGCGTGAAGGTAGCGGTTGTAGATCTGACTGGAAAGTCGGTTGAGACCGCCACGATTTATCCGCACGCCCCAGCCAAGAAGTGGGATGAGTCAGTAGCGATCTTGGTGCAGTTGGCCAAGAAGCATGGAACAACGCTCATCGCCGTTGGCAACGGCACCGCGGGACGCGAGACCGACCGTCTGGCTGCCGAAGTCATCAAGGTCCTTGGCGGTCAGGGCATCAGCAAGGTCATTGTCTCAGAGGCAGGGGCGTCCGTGTACTCTGCATCCGAGCTGGCCAGCCAAGAACTTCCGGACATGGATGTGTCGCTGCGTGGTGCGGTGTCGATTGCCCGCCGACTTCAAGATCCATTGGCAGAGCTGGTCAAGATTGATCCGAAGTCCATCGGCGTTGGCCAGTACCAGCACGACGTAACCGCTTCGAAGCTGGACCGCGCTCTGGATGCCGTGGTGGAGGACTGTGTGAACGCCGTAGGCGTTGATGTTAATACTGCATCTCCCGCATTGCTTGCCCGCGTCGCTGGTGTTGGTCCGCTGTTGAGCCGAAATATTGTTGACCACCGCAATGCCAACGGACCCTTCGCAACGCGCAAGGACCTGTTGAAGGTGCCACGTTTGGGAGCGAAGGCTTTTGAACAGTGTGCTGGCTTCCTGAGGATCACTGGCGGCAAGGAAAAGCTGGATGCTTCTTCGGTTCACCCGGAAGCCTATGCTCTGGCGAAAACCCTGCAACAGACCGCTGAGGAACATGGTCGCCGGCTGGAGGAACTGAAGCCCCAGGACTTTGTGACCGACCAATTCGGCGAGCCAACCATCCGTGACGTGATTTCTGAATTGCGCCGTCCTGCACGAGATCCACGCGGTGAGTTTGTCACCGCCTCGCTGAAGGAAGGCGTGGAAACCATCAGCGACGTCAAGCCGGGCATGATACTGGAAGGCACTGTCTCCAATGTTGCGGCATTTGGCGCATTTGTTGATCTGGGTGTCCACCAGGACGGGCTGATTCACGTCTCCGCGATGAGCACCAAGTTCATCTCTGACCCGCGTGAAGTGGTCAGCTCAGGGCAAATCGTCAAGGTCAAGGTCTTGGAAGTAGACACTGCGCGCAAGCGCATTTCATTGACCTTGCGTTTGGATGATGAATTGCCGGTGGCAGGTGAACAACCTGCCAAGGGCGGTGCCTCGCGTGAACGACGGAACTCCAATGGCGGGGGAGCCGGCGCGCGTGCTGGGCAGAACCGCAAGCAAGGTGGAGCGGAACGCAAGCCGGCGGCTCCTGGAAATACCGCTATGGCTGAGGCGCTACGTCGTGCTGGGCTGAGCCGGTAG
- a CDS encoding RNA-binding S4 domain-containing protein — MVEIPTSGKVRLDAWLWSVRIYKTRSSATAACRAGHVRLNGDPVKASQTVVAGDRIRVRKDGFDRDLEVTGLLSKRVSAPVATKCYLDHTPPRERVIIPQVPVRERGAGRPTKKDRREMDRLRTSWQGSDTDL, encoded by the coding sequence ATGGTTGAAATTCCTACCAGCGGCAAGGTCCGGCTTGATGCCTGGTTATGGTCCGTGCGAATTTATAAAACGCGCTCCTCGGCAACGGCTGCCTGCCGCGCCGGACATGTGCGTTTGAATGGTGATCCGGTCAAGGCGTCACAGACCGTTGTTGCCGGTGACCGCATCCGTGTCCGCAAGGACGGTTTTGACCGGGATCTGGAAGTGACCGGGCTTCTTTCCAAACGCGTCTCAGCGCCGGTAGCCACCAAATGCTATTTGGACCATACGCCACCTCGCGAACGAGTCATCATTCCGCAGGTACCGGTGCGCGAACGCGGCGCCGGGCGCCCCACCAAGAAGGACCGCCGCGAAATGGATCGCCTGCGCACCTCCTGGCAGGGTTCGGATACCGATCTGTAG
- a CDS encoding PqqD family peptide modification chaperone, translated as MTSEFGADTTIRTAFFDNGAIPDGFSLHAVVMGISTLVRVVAHPEHFDARIFREMTSIWSPASEVGDQSSVMGNESLPLITMGKCNDVNAEAVASEFSTVVTRVSLHVLKKANQLLLHAGGIADDHGNVAVIVGPSGRGKTTTIREMAREYSYVSDETIAIDAEGRVLPYPKPLSVIVSEHKHKQQIPSAQLGMKQLESNQLRIGSIVILERGKSGSKGDVEPVSLAEALNLISSQSSYLTFVTHPLAFIARLMNETGGFKRLTAGSVDFLASLAPKLWEPYHAEQWEHVMPSDRRNSFVGSEVVDALSTIDGVLVMTSEGKLHTLSAIASDIWRGLFRGARLENIGQKIESEFGTPLNTSIHNAVSEYVEELKALRIISDVAEF; from the coding sequence ATGACTTCTGAATTTGGTGCGGATACAACAATCCGAACCGCATTTTTTGACAACGGCGCGATCCCAGATGGCTTTTCGCTCCATGCCGTTGTCATGGGCATTTCCACGTTGGTTCGCGTTGTCGCCCATCCAGAGCATTTTGATGCGCGGATCTTCAGGGAAATGACAAGCATTTGGTCGCCGGCATCCGAGGTTGGCGATCAATCGTCTGTCATGGGGAACGAATCGCTACCCCTGATAACGATGGGCAAGTGCAATGACGTGAACGCAGAAGCGGTTGCTTCCGAATTCAGTACCGTTGTCACCAGGGTATCACTGCACGTTCTCAAGAAGGCCAACCAGCTTTTGCTGCACGCAGGTGGAATCGCAGACGATCATGGAAACGTGGCTGTCATCGTGGGCCCTAGTGGCCGGGGCAAGACGACCACTATCCGGGAAATGGCCAGAGAGTACTCCTACGTCTCGGACGAAACAATCGCTATCGATGCGGAAGGGCGCGTGCTGCCGTACCCTAAGCCGCTCAGCGTTATCGTGTCGGAGCATAAACACAAACAGCAGATTCCAAGCGCGCAACTCGGCATGAAGCAATTAGAGTCTAACCAGCTGCGAATTGGCAGCATTGTGATTCTAGAGCGCGGGAAAAGCGGGTCTAAAGGAGATGTAGAGCCAGTTTCCCTGGCTGAGGCGTTGAATCTAATTAGTTCCCAGAGCAGCTACTTAACATTCGTTACGCACCCCTTGGCGTTTATCGCACGGCTCATGAACGAGACAGGTGGCTTCAAGCGACTTACGGCTGGTTCAGTCGACTTCCTGGCGTCGTTGGCGCCTAAACTTTGGGAGCCATATCATGCGGAGCAGTGGGAACATGTCATGCCATCCGATAGGCGAAATTCCTTCGTGGGTTCTGAAGTTGTTGATGCCTTGTCCACAATTGACGGTGTCTTGGTCATGACATCTGAGGGCAAGCTCCATACGCTGTCAGCCATCGCCTCCGATATATGGCGCGGTCTGTTTAGGGGAGCGCGTCTGGAAAACATCGGGCAAAAAATTGAATCAGAATTTGGAACCCCTTTGAATACGAGCATTCACAACGCAGTATCTGAATATGTCGAAGAGCTAAAAGCACTTCGTATCATTAGTGATGTCGCAGAATTCTAG